TCTTCCTGTAGCAACACTCGTACCAGACAGATGCCTTGTCCGCCGGTCGGGGGGGGACGGCTGGCCTCCTGGCGGCTGACGTCCGAAACAGCGGCAGGCCCAGTCCCGAGTCCTGTGGGCCGGGAATCTGTCCTGCTATCCGAGACAGCTTCCGGTCTGACCGCAGGGCCACGGGCGGCGGCCCTGGCCGGGCGGGCGCCCGTGGCCTGGCATCCTTGTTGCTTTGCATAGACAGGCGAGGAGTCCGCCGGCTGCCGGCAACCGGCGGCCTTCAGACAGGAAGAGGAGGTCTCCCATGGCTGAGGAATGTCCGGAATGCAAGGGAATCGGCAAGATCAGCGTCAAGACCTGCGTCAAGTGCGGCGGCACCGGCCAGGTGATCATCCATTCGCATGCCCACAAGCACGGGCAGTTCGGCCACGATCACCCCCATCCCCATCAGGAGCCGCACCACCCGGATGACCTGGGCCAGGCCCACGAGCACGAACACTGAGCGCCCTCCCCCCGCCCCCGGCCGCAGCGAAACGCCACCCCCCCCCCACGGCCGGGGGCGGGTTTTTTTCGCCCCCCCACTCAGCCTCCCGCCAGACGGGCCAGAATCGCCCGCATGAACGCCGGCAGGTCATCAGGGGCCCGGCTGGTCACGAGATTGCCGTCCACCACCACCTCCTGATCCACGAAGGTGGCGCCGGCATGCACCAGATCGTCCTTGATGGCAAAAAAGGCGGTGACTGTCCTGCCCTGCAGGATGTCCGCCGAGGCGAGCATCCAGCCGGCATGGCAGATGGCGGCCACCGT
This portion of the Thermodesulfobacteriota bacterium genome encodes:
- a CDS encoding type 1 glutamine amidotransferase domain-containing protein, which translates into the protein VGPRAGQVCTGKAGLPVRADKGMQEVVAADYDAIVIPGGYAPDHMRRHPAMVALVRDFARAGKTVAAICHAGWMLASADILQGRTVTAFFAIKDDLVHAGATFVDQEVVVDGNLVTSRAPDDLPAFMRAILARLAGG